A stretch of DNA from Caldalkalibacillus salinus:
CTTTTTTAATGATGTCTTCAGCTCGCGGGGAGATGTTCAGGTGGTCTTCAGACTTAATAGCCATGATGTTACAACCGTATTTGGCCCGAATATCTAAATCGAGAAGTGTCTTTCCAACCATCTTTTCACTGGCGATAATCTCCACTAAACTATGATCCTGGGATAGCTCTATAAATTCAAGTACATTTTCTGATATTAGATTATGGGCAAACCGAACACCCATATCCCGTTCCGGATGAATGACCTTAGTGGCGCCAATCTTGGAGAGCACCTTCTCATGATAATCATTTTGGGCCTTTACCGTGATATAGGGTACTTCTAGGTCCTTCAGTATCAGGGTTGTTAAGATGCTAGCTTGAATATTTTCTCCAATCGCAACGATGACGTGGTCAAAGTTACGGACACCTAATTCTCTTAGTGCTTGTTCATCGGTTGTATCACACCGAATCGCTTGTGTAGCAATTGAAGCAAAGTCGTTAATCCGTTCTTCCTGTATATCAATAGCTAAAACTTCATGTCCTATTTCCGCTAATGTTTGGCATATACTTCCACCAAATCGTCCTAAACCAATAACTGCAAATTGCTTCTTCAACTTATATTCATCCCCTTTACAAATATTTTACCTTTGGAAAGGGGAATTGCCAAGTAAGAAGAATGTTTAATTAAAAAAGGAAAACCCTCATAGCATGTATGGCTAAATGAGGGATTAGTCTTCCATCTTTATTTTGCGAATGAAAAAGTAAATGAGTATTTGAACATGACCCAAAAAGAGTATAAAATACGGAAGCGCTTTTTTCTCATCAAACAAGGTCATTATCAGCATAAAGAGCAGGATACTGATAATGCGCCCTATATTAACAAATATTTCTCTTCCAACAACGTATTCGATTCGCCAATCAGCGGCGTTTTTTGCTTTGCCAATAACATCATAGGTCATGGACACAAAAGGGACGATTAAGATAGGGTAAGCAATTGATGCGATTACACCGTAGATCATTAATTTTGTAAAGGTTAGGTTAAAAGCAATAATCCAAACAGCCAAACCTAATATGATAGATCCAAACAGGACAGATCTTATTCTAAACTTCTTGGAGAGAAAGCGTCCTGTGATGTAATAAAAAATAAAGGCGACTGTTGAAGTGACCAAGCTAAAAGTCCCTAAAGCCAGTTCATTACCGGCCGCAACAAATACCCAAATCGTAATCAAAAAAAGAAAGGACCCTTCTCTAAGCCCTTGGGCAAGATTGCCGAGTAGAATGCCACGCCAATTTGGCCCAATATTTTTTAAGCGAATGACATTCTTTAAAACAAATTTTCCTTCGGCTGAACGACGCTTTAGAAAAAAACTCAGAATAACAGCAATCACAAAAAAACCTAAAGATAAAGCGAATATGAGGGTGTAGCCTTTCAAGTTTTCCATCTTAGTGATAATTAATCCCGCTAAAAAAGGGCCAATCATCCCTGCAAAGGACCCTAATAAACCGAAAAAACCATTAAATATGTCTCGGGTGTCAGGCTCCGTAATCTCAAACGTCAGTACATTAAAGGCTAACCAATAAAAGCCAAACCCTATTCCTAATAAAACCCCAAGCAGTATTACAAACTTTGTGGCTAAAGTTCCAAGCAAGAGCACGACTAGATAGAATATGGAGAGAAAAAATACCCCTAACCTTAACACAATGATGCGGTCGACCTGTTTCGCCCACCGCCCAGCGATTATAAAAACTAATGGCTGGGCAATGACAATGAAAAGGTTAAACAATGCAATCGTGATGTAATCATTTTGTTGTTTCCATATATAGACGTTCACAAACGTATTAGATAATGCGGTGCTGAGTGCATATAACCCCCCGATAAAAAGCAGTAATTTTAATTCTCTGCTTATTTCAACGTTCCCGAAGAAAAATTTGTGTAGGGTATGTGTTTGCATTTTACGATGGTGCATGCTTTCTCTCCTTTCCCGAAGAGTCAGCTTTATTTTCTCCAATCCTCCCCCTTTTCTATGCAAATAAAAAGACCCGAGGCAGGGCCTCAAGTCTTTTAATACGGTGAAAAAGAAAAGTTATTTTAAGGAAATTATTTTTCTAGGGTTTTCGTTTTAAAGCGAGCTTACTTCGCTGCTTCAAATCGCTTGTTTACTTCATCCCAGTTAATCACGTTAAAGAAAGCAGACACGTAATCAGGGCGCTTGTTCTGATATTTTAGGTAATAGGCGTGTTCCCAAACATCAACGCCTAGTAAAGGTGTCTTGCCTTCAGTAAGTGGGTTGTCTTGGTTTGGTGTGCTAGTGACTTCTAGCTCTCCATTGTTAACGACAAGCCACGCCCAGCCGCTACCAAAACGAGTAAGGGCAGCATTTTTAAATTCTTCTTTGAATTTATCGTAGCTACCGAACTTCTTGTTAATGGCTTCTCCAATAGCACCAGTAGGCTCTCCGCCTCCATTAGGGCTCATGATCTGCCAGAACAATGTATGGTTTGCGTGTCCGCCACCGTTGTTGCGAACAGCACCACGAATCGCTTCAGGTACTGCATTTAAATCTTTAACTAAATCTTCAACAGACTTGCTTTGAAGATCTGCATAGTCGCTTAAAGCGTCGTTTAGCTTGTTAACATAAGTAGCATGGTGTTTGCCATGGTGAATTTCCATTGTTTGTGCATCAATGTGAGGTTCTAGTGCGTCATGAGCATAAGGTAAAGCTGGTAGTTCATGTTTTGCCATCTCTACATTCCTCCTATGTATTTTATATTATTGATCCTACCTGGGAGTCATATCCCAGCCATTGACAATAGACACAACAGGTGGCATCCATAATTCTCCATCCCCTGTTGTAATTCTATTATAACGATAAGATCAATGTTTATCAACATTTTCTAAACATAAATGTTTAATAACTTTATTCATCTGTTTGTTCATCCTCTATCAGTTGAACGAGTATACGGGTACCGTTGACTTCACTGACTTTTAGTCTGGACCCTTTCTTAATCCATGTACCCTGAGTCACAGCACTATATGTTTTTCCTCCGACCTTAACCGTCCCACTTGGTCGAAAATCTGTTAGGGCCTCTCCCTCTAACCCAATAAGTTGTTTATATTCATCAGATAGTGAGTTATACCCTTCCTCACTTGATAAAGTATCCTTGAGGACAAGCTTTGACCACAAATCTCTTCTTGGGAAAAATTTTAAGAAGAGTAAAGCACTTGCTGTTCCAAATATAAAAGCAAACACAATCACCACACCGTAGAGAATAGTCGGTGAAGGTATAGCTAAAGACATTAACATCACGATTAAACCTAATCCACCCAAGGTTCCGTCGCCAATAAACTTACCATCTAATACCACGAGT
This window harbors:
- a CDS encoding superoxide dismutase → MAKHELPALPYAHDALEPHIDAQTMEIHHGKHHATYVNKLNDALSDYADLQSKSVEDLVKDLNAVPEAIRGAVRNNGGGHANHTLFWQIMSPNGGGEPTGAIGEAINKKFGSYDKFKEEFKNAALTRFGSGWAWLVVNNGELEVTSTPNQDNPLTEGKTPLLGVDVWEHAYYLKYQNKRPDYVSAFFNVINWDEVNKRFEAAK
- a CDS encoding potassium channel family protein encodes the protein MKKQFAVIGLGRFGGSICQTLAEIGHEVLAIDIQEERINDFASIATQAIRCDTTDEQALRELGVRNFDHVIVAIGENIQASILTTLILKDLEVPYITVKAQNDYHEKVLSKIGATKVIHPERDMGVRFAHNLISENVLEFIELSQDHSLVEIIASEKMVGKTLLDLDIRAKYGCNIMAIKSEDHLNISPRAEDIIKKGDLLVVIGSNRDISKLEENET
- a CDS encoding MFS transporter — encoded protein: MHHRKMQTHTLHKFFFGNVEISRELKLLLFIGGLYALSTALSNTFVNVYIWKQQNDYITIALFNLFIVIAQPLVFIIAGRWAKQVDRIIVLRLGVFFLSIFYLVVLLLGTLATKFVILLGVLLGIGFGFYWLAFNVLTFEITEPDTRDIFNGFFGLLGSFAGMIGPFLAGLIITKMENLKGYTLIFALSLGFFVIAVILSFFLKRRSAEGKFVLKNVIRLKNIGPNWRGILLGNLAQGLREGSFLFLITIWVFVAAGNELALGTFSLVTSTVAFIFYYITGRFLSKKFRIRSVLFGSIILGLAVWIIAFNLTFTKLMIYGVIASIAYPILIVPFVSMTYDVIGKAKNAADWRIEYVVGREIFVNIGRIISILLFMLIMTLFDEKKALPYFILFLGHVQILIYFFIRKIKMED
- a CDS encoding NfeD family protein, which translates into the protein MDFLTEFIMLPAGGFLIVLLGALFLFAEVLVKGRFIFGLLGFTLISSYFMVHIQEGMALWMVLTFIIGISLVVLDGKFIGDGTLGGLGLIVMLMSLAIPSPTILYGVVIVFAFIFGTASALLFLKFFPRRDLWSKLVLKDTLSSEEGYNSLSDEYKQLIGLEGEALTDFRPSGTVKVGGKTYSAVTQGTWIKKGSRLKVSEVNGTRILVQLIEDEQTDE